DNA sequence from the Prochlorococcus marinus XMU1411 genome:
TCAAGAAATCTTTTTGCCAAGATTTATCATTCCATTTATTAGTCATTCAACCAGCTCAAGTTTATAAACTATATCTTTACAGTTATTCGCTTTATCCCATTCCCTAGCCCATTCAGTATCTAAAATCTCTGTAAATTCTTCCAAGCTTGAAACTGTATAAAAGGAATGAGACTTGTGATCATTGATTTTTACTAATTCATAATCAATTACAATTCCATCTCCTTGTTCTTTTACCCACTGCTTAACAGTCTCTTCATAATATTGAAAAGAGCAATCAAAGGTACAAATGATAAATAACTTTTCCATAAATAAAGAGTGTTTTATCCTTTCGATTTTAGATCTACCTTCAAATTAAATCTCACGAAAAACTCACGCAAAAAATAATTTTGCATAAATTTAATTTTATTAAAATAGCAAGCTTTCACTTCATTTTTAATAACTTGCAAAACTATTCCAATCATTAATAGCATCATTAGCAGCTTCAATATGTTCAGAAGCTTGATCATTCATTTCATCAACGAAATCCTCAATACACTGTTTAAAATTATCTACATCATATCGATCACTCTTATCCCATGGTTCTGAACAACTATGAGATGGAGAAAAATAATCTGCCCTAAGAGATGGTAATAAAAATAACCATAATAAAAGGAACAATAAATACTGTGGATATTTAAAGCTCATAAACAAAACATCTGAAGATATTACTTAAATCTAGCAAAATTCAATTCATCTAAAACTAAGCAAAAAATTAGATATAATTTTGCCCTAGATGACTAAGTAGTTCCTAGGCAATAGTCAGAAAAAGATAAAATATATTGTTTATGAAATACTTTTTTAACCTAATTACCCTTTTTAGTTTTTAAGATATAACAAAACCAAATTTTTATAAAAATGATTGAAAAAAAAGAAGACAATATTCGAAGCGAAAGCTATTACCCAGATAGTAATTATTATCTTGATCAGGACAATAATCCTAAAGAGACTCCACTTTCAGAAGATCAATTTTCTAATAAGACCAAATTTGAATGGCCAAATAGCTATTGGTTTATCGCAGAAAGAACAAATGGAAGGCTCGCAATGATAGGCTTCATGGCTGTCATTATTAATTACACCTTATTTGGATGGATAGCATATCCAATCCTTTAAATTGGTAATCCAAATTTTGACAAAAATGTTTTAGACAACTCTGGAACGCATTGGTTTCAATATTCTGTGTTTGTTTGAACTGCATTTGCTATTTATTTTGTTTGGGCATTTTTCAATGATGTTAATTTTCATCATTTCGCTGTAAAAATATTCAATTTCTGGAATTGCAAAGGATATAACCCTTTAAATTATTGTGTGATACGTTGGAAAGTAAACTTCTATCCTTAAAAATAACTCCTAAAAATACTGGTCTTTTTCCAACCTTCCTCTAGTAATCGTTTATATTCTTTCCTTGCTGCTTCGATAGTTTCAACTCTACTTCCTTTCATAACTGGTTTACTACTTTTCTTATAAACACATCCATAACTAATCATCATTGCATTAATAGATGGTGTAGGTCTGGAAACATCTTCAAATGGTTCAAAGACTTTAATTCTGCTTCTATTTTTATTTATAAGAGTAAATTTCTTCATTACTTGCCTTTAGATAAAAGATAATTTAGAAAAATACCTCCAGAAACTATTAAACCGCCCATAGCTATAAATCCAAGTAAATCAATTATTGATTTATCAGTATTTATTTTTAGAAAAGTTAAGATAAAAGTTATTAGAGGGAGTAATAATATTGTTTTTGGTATTAGTGCTTGATTCCATTTCTTTATATTAGTATCTTCTTCATTTAGTTCTCGATACATATTTTCTAACTTTTTTCTTTCTTCTTCCATTAAACAAGAAATAATCAAATAATTGCTTAAATATTAAAGATTAAGCTTCACCTTTGCGAGTTAATAGTCATTCAAATAATTCAAGTTTATAAAAAATAACATTAGAATTATTAGCCTTATCCCATTCAGTATCTAACATCTCTGTAAAGTCTTCCAAGCTTGAAACTCTATAAAAGGAATGAGACTTGTGATCATTGATTTTTACTAAATCATAATCAAGTAAAATTCCATCTCCTTGTTCTTTTACCCACTGTTAAACCGTCTCTTCATAATATTGAAAAGGGCAATAAAAGCAATAAAAATAGTGTTTTTCATCCCTAAATATGATCATAAAAATCTATCTATCAATAACACAAATATCAGAATTAAGTATTTTCTACGTTGTTTTAATTTTAAATACTGTTTTGAATAAGAGAAGCCATAGATATTCTTATGAAAACAACATTTCTGAATTTTATTTATTGGATATTAGTGAAGTCTGCAGAGAGTTACTATGGCGACTCAATGAAAACAGAAGTTCCATATACTCCTTATTTTTAATTTTCAGACACTATTATTTGAGTAAGTAGTTTTGGTTTCACTTATTCCCAAGCTTTCACTTATTCCCAAGCTTTCACTTTCATATCAGCAGTTCCTTGTGATCTTTGCATCCAAGAATATATCTACGCACCATTTTCATTTTTAAATATGCACGTATAAGTTGAAAAATTTCTATTTTAATTTCCTTTATAACCAAAGATTTCATTTAAAGTAAAAAAGTTTACTCAAGCAGTTTATTCCTAATATCTTCTTCTCTATTTGCATTTGAAACTATTTTTTTTTGTTCTTGATTTAATTCTTTTAAGGGTAGTTTAGATATTTTTAAATTACCGTTATTATCCATACTTACTTTACAATTAAAATTACATCCAGAGTCAAGTATTGGGAAATCACTTCTTTGATGTGCACCCCTACTCTCATTTCTTTGGAGTGCCGAAAAAATTGTCGCTTTTGCACTAAAAAGAGAAGATTGCAACTCAAAAATCAAAGCTAGATCTTCGCAATTATATTTATCGATTCTTACGTCAATATCAATAAGTTTATCTTTGATCGTTTCAATTTTTGATAATCCCTCTAAAAGTAATGTTTCGTTTTTAATCACACCGCAATATTTCCACATTATTGATCGCAATTCATTTTGCAGGGGCCTCACTAATTCATTTCCATTTTTAATAAATTTATTAATATTTTCATGAGCAATAGCGATGGCTTTATTTGATCTTAATTGGCGATCAATGTTTTTTGAATATTCTGAAGCTGCAATGCCCGCACGTCTACCAAAAATAATTATTTCTGCTAAAGAATTCCCCCCCAAACGATTTGCTCCATGAAGTCCTCCTGCTACCTCCCCAGCAGCAAAAAGACCCTTTACAGAAGTTGCCAAATTTTTTGGATTTACTAAGATTCCACCCATAGAATAATGGGCAGTCGGGGCAACCTCCATTGGTGATTTTGAAATATCAAGCATTTGTGCCTCAAGAAACTGTCTATAAATGCTTGGCAATTTTTCAACAATGAACTCCTTACTTTTATGGCTTATATCAAGAAAAACACCTCCATTTTCTGTTCCTCTGCCTTCTATTATTTCTGTATAATTAGCAATCGCCACTCTATCTCTTGTTGATAATTCCATCCTTTTCGGATCATACTTTTTCATGAATCTTTCTCCTTTGCTATTTATTAACTTTCCACCCTCACCTCTTACAGCTTCAGTAACCAAAGTGCCTTCAAAATCTTCAGGTAAAACCATCCCAGAAGGGTGGAATTGAACCATTTCCATATCTATTAGTTCACATCCTCCTTTTAGAGCCAAATAATAACCATCGCCTGTATTTTCATTTTTTCTAGATGAGCTTTTTTTCCATAATCTTGTATGCCCTCCTGTACATAAAACAACCGCATCTGCAAAATATACAGTCCTCTCTGAAGATGACATATTAAATGTCATTGCTCCAAAGCAAGTATTTTCTCGAATTAATAATTCAGTGACGTATTGATTATCATAAATAGGAATTTTTAACTCATCTGATTTTTTTAAAAGAGTTTTTAAAATTGACAATCCAGTATAATCTCCTGAATAACAAGTTCTACGATATTTATGGGCACCAAAAAATCTTTGATCTAGTTTGCCATTTTTCAACTTTGCAAAATTTGCTCCCCATTTATCTATTTCTTTTACTAGTGATGGGGATTCTTTAGCCATAATTTCAGCCTTTAAAGGATCCCCAATGCCATACCCCTCTAGATAAGTATCAATAAAATGTTGTTCCCATGAGTCTTCTTTATCTAAATTCCCTAAAGCAGCATTGATCCCTCCTGCTGCTAAGACCGTATGAGCGTCAGTCTTTGGTCTTTTTCCAAGAATACATACATCAAGACCAGATTTTTTTATTTCAATAGCAGATCTTAAACCAGCCCCTCCACAACCAATTACGAGAACATTTGTTATTTGAGTGAGGTGTTCTTTAAAAAGCAATGTTTTTAATTTAGTAATTTAATATTAACTCTTTAGTGTCAGGAAAAATAAGTACTTTGAATCTTTTAGATATGAATATAAGCATTGAATTCATGGACGTTTTTTTGAGTCTTATTTATTATCAAGAAAATACTGCCCGCGACGAAAGCATGCAAACAGCTGACGAGTCTAGTCATATTAAGTTAACTAATAAGTGAATTTTTAATTACTCAAATGTTTTTGAGGAGTTTTCTAGTAAATTATTTAATTCTAATAGTTCTGCTTTGGTAATCTCTCGATATTTGCCTGTTGGTAAGTCTAACTTAATATTCATAATTCTTACACGCTTTAATGATTGCACTCTGTAGCCCAAGGAATCGCACATTCTTCTAATCTGACGGTTAAGTCCTTGAGTAAGTATGATTTTAAATTTTTTTGGACCCAATTTTTGCACGAAACATTTCTTAGTAGTGGAGCCTAATATTTCAACTCCATTACTCATCCTTTGAATAAAGTCTCTACTAATAAAACGATTTACACTTACAATATATTCTTTTTCATGATTGTTTCTTGCCCTAAGTATTTTATTTACGATATCTCCATCATTAGTTAAAAAAATTAATCCCTCACTAAGTTTATCCAATCTCCCAATAGGGAAAATTCTTGTTGGATATTCGATGTAATCTATAATATTGTTGGGTTCAACTCTTGTATCAGTTGTGCAAACAATTCCAATAGGTTTATTAAAGGCTAAATAAATATTTTTTTGTTTCGTTGATTTTTTTACTATTTGGCCTTCAACTTCTACCTGATCACCCACCTCAACCTTAGCGCCCATTTCAGGAATTTCCCCATTTATGGTTACTTTCCCTTCTTTAATAAGTTTATCTGCTTCTCTTCTAGAACAGTAACTCACTTCACTTAAATATTTATTTATTCTTATAGCCATGTTGTCAAAGTTACCCTATTGTTTATCTTAAATTTATTTGCATTCAAAAAAAAAATAATTATATTTATTGAGCAGTTTTGGTTGTAAAAATTTCACTTAAAACAAACTCATTTGATCAGCTTTTTTATTCTTTAAATCTTCTACTAACCATCCATCGGGTTTCCAACTCATCATAATTGGAAACAAACCTTTTAGTTCATCAGCATCTTTTACTTGCTCTGTCCATTGCTCCTCATATCCATTAGGCACAATAACTGGCATGCGGTGATGTAAAGGTTTAACTAGTTCATTTGGTTCAGTTGTTAAAACGCAGCAACTCTCAAGTTCTGCCCCATCTGGTGATGCCCACTTACTCCAAATCCCTCCCAACCAAAAAGTTTCATAATTCGCTTTTCGAACAAGATATTTTTTTTCAAAAAAACCACTTGCAGGTATTAGGCACCTTTTATGTTTCCAACTTCCACTAAATAGTATTTTTTCTTCCACAGTTTCTGATCTTGCATTAAATGGTCTTGGTTTCTTTTCATCAAATGGGTCTTTCGCCCAAGGCGAAATAAAGCCCCATGTCATAAAAGTAGTTTTAATTCTTCCTTCGTTTTTTATTACAAGCACAGGATCATTAGGCCTTATTAGATTTTGAGTCTCATATTTAGAATCAAGTCCATTTGGATAGTCTTGTTTTAAAACCTTTGGCAACTTATCAAATTTAGTTTTCAGCTCAAATCTTCCGCACATTGATTTTTAAAATATTTTTAAAACTCACTTTTGAAAAGCAGCAAATTTTCCTTATTTTAGATCTACTTTCAGTTTTCTCAAGTAAAAAACAATTTTTTGATGGTAGAAAGTTTCTTATATAAATAATTAAAAGATAATTTAGATATTAGAAAGATTCCTCAAATTTAATTTGAATGTTTCAAACTTAAGTTATGACAGATCCAATTCTTTACTTATCTATGTTACTTGGACTTGGAGGAGTTTATGTATTAATCTCCTCTTTCAATGATGATGACGATGGTGATGATGATGGAGAAAAATATATTTATAATCTCGAACACACTAATTTAGCTAGATAATTTAATATGTTTATAAAGCAATATTTTTAAGAAAAAGATGCTTTTAAAAACTGGTTACTATTTAGAAAAAATAATATAGGATTAACGGAATTATTATTTCTTTCAAAATAATTTACAAAAACATTATATTCATTTTTAAATTTAATTGTTGGTCCTCTATCCGTATATTTTTGTGCCTTAAACCGTACATTTTTATTAGTCGGTTGATCAGCATGCTTAGTTAGAACTTAGTTGTTATAGAAATAAATAAAATGCCTTCAACACCGATCAAATCTTGTAATAAATATGTGTTGAGTTACAAAGATTCATCAAATAAGACACATGAAGTTGGCTTCTACGCACGCGATGCATACGATTGCCTAATGCTTGCGAGAGAATTCAACTCTTACGTACACAACAATCCAGGTTCTGTAATCAGAATCCAGCAAAAATTTTGAGGAAATTAATCATGAATTTTAAAAGACAACCATTCGCAATTCAAGATAAAATTGCAAGAGATCTTGATAATGCAAAAGATTATCCAACAAACGCAGATCTAATGAAAGCACAGAAAGTTCAACAAAATGAAGGAAATACAGTTCACCATCGTAGAGATTTAGACTCTCTCGGTTAGTCTACGAGGATGGCGATTTACTAATTTTTAAAAATTAAAGATCATGATGAATGCTATTTGCATCTCAATCATAAGAAAATATTTTCTTCCTCAAGTTTTTTTTTAAGCTCTATAGGCATATATACAATATCTTTCTTTATTGCATTAATGGCATCTCTATACTTTTCAGGTTCAGCTAAAAGCATTTTTATTAAATTGTATTGAATTTCAATTTCTTTAGAAGAAAATTTTCCCATAAAACAGCTACTCCCCTCTTATTTGTGAACAACAGCCAAACATTCAAAAGGTCAACTATTATTAAGATGCTGCTGCAATTTCTTTATGGACGGAAAGAAATTCCTTATCCGTTAAAACTGGTGTAACTTCAATTTCTACTCCAAAATTATCGACCCAGATACTACTCCATTTCCAAATGTTCTGATGGTTTGAAGATTCAACTATTGCCCAACCATTAGCTCCCTCAGGATTTACTACTCGATTAAGAACTTTAAACCCATCAAATTCATCACCTTCGCATCCTCCTTCTACAAAACCCGCAAAAGCTTCGGCCCCTTGCATATGACTCTCTTGATCTGGAAATTGCCAGTGCACTATGTAAGTTTGCATGAATAAAATTACTTTTTTTTAAATTATTAATTATCGAATTTAAAAATTAAATAAAAAGTCTTTAAACACTAATTAAAAACTCATAAACCCAAAGGCAAAAAAACAAAAAAAAAGACTCTTACGAGCCTAGGTGATGGGGACTCCTATAATGACAAATTAAACAGAAACAAACAACCCCATCAATAGGTAATTTTAAATACTTACAAACACCATATGTAGTGCTAAGATTTTAAAAAGGCTGGGTGATGGGGATTATCACGCTTTTTTATTGGGGCAAAGCTAACGCCCTTTTTTTTATGGAAAAATTTACTTTAATCAATAAAGCCAGATCGAGGATTAAAGTATTTGAAACTTTTGAAGATAGTTCTAAGAACTCTTCTATAATTAATGCAATTTTCATATCTTATGATTGTGTTTTTAAGCGATCATGTAAGCCAGTTATGAAAGGCTCTAGAGTTGAATCTATCGAAGAAGAAAGACATAAATATAAAAAACTATTAGAGGAAGGGTGGAAAAAAGCTACAGGTACAATATTTTTTTCTAAAAATGGTGATTAGGTACTTTACCTAAAATTTGACATTATTAAATATTAATTGCTAGATAAGCTTCGGAATTGGTAATTGATAATGAAAAAAGACATTTATTCAAATATTAAAGATTCAGATGCTTTGGAAAGCTTTTTTGAATGTATAACTTCTTGTAGCATAAATAGTGAGGGAGTAGATTGCACAACAGCATGTTACGTAAAACATTTAGAACCATACAATATCGATTATCCTTTAAAATTTTCTTAAGCAAAGCTTATTGATAATTGTTATATTCTATTGATGTTATTTCCTCCTCCTCAAGTTATTTTTGGTCTATTGCTTTTATCTATAGCAGTAGTTCTAATCTGGGATATTAGATACAATCCTTTTGGAGAAGACGAAGACGGAATTTAATCTTCAACTAGGAAGCTGATTTGTAGGTGGTGCGTGAAATTGTCTTTTCTTTCTTTTGAGTCTTTTGTAAGCAACTAAACAGCCTAATAGTAACAATGTAATAGCTATTGAGTTAATCATATCGGGTAGTTTTATATATATAAAAACAAATATGTTCTAAATATCAATGGCTAAAGTTATTTTTTCAAAAGTAGTTAATTATGGACTAAGTTTTAATATTTAGCTTTTTCATTAGGTACCTAAAACAACCAAGAGAAAATACTTATCTGACCAAAAGTCATTGCTATGCAATAAGAATCACTTTTTCTTATTTCTCATTTGATATTGCAGAACAGCTTTTAAATGTTGTACTTCTTTTTCTAAAGTCTCAATTCTTTTTTCTAGTTCTTCATTAGTTGCCATATTTTATAAAGATAAATTCATTCATATTTATACTATTAAAAAAAGACTTTTTACTCATAGTAAATGTTTAATAAGTAATAGAACCTATTGATGTACCTAATCTCTCTAGATAAATTATGCAGAGTATAAATTTAGGGGTAATTTATGAGTGGAGATTATGAGACACTAGAAATAAATCAACCTAAAATTAAATATCTTAAGAAAAGATCCGAAAATAATACAGAATGGTTAGATGAATTAATCAACCAAATTGAAGATATGAAAAACAATATATCCAAATCTGCTTAATGACAGAAAAAGAGTTGAAGGAATTAGAGAAATTTGTAAAAGAAAATGGATACAATGACGAGCTAAAAGATATATATTTAAGGGAAGTTATTGACAGAGATAAAGAATACGAATGAGATCTAATTTTCGACCAAACATTAGACTTGCTACAAACATTCTTTTAGTTATTGGTACTTTTGCAATTGCTTTAAAGATTACTCCAATAGCTAAGGTATATAAGGAAAAAAATTTATGTATTAAATATTTAAAACATCAAATAGATCGAGACAAACTTATCAAAAGACTAAAAATAGTTAAACAAGCAAACCCATCTAGTATTTGTGACTCTATCCTCAAAAGTTAAAAATGCGTATTATTCTTAGAAATTTTAAATTTTTTATTTTTTTATTTTTCCTATCTCTAAATTTCAATAATTATTCTCTTGCACATATGAGGGGTACATTTCTTTCTGAGGAGGAAGCTGAAAAAAGGGCTTTAGAAATTGGTTGCGAAGGAATACATAAGAATCAAGATAAATGGATGCCATGCAAAAACGAAAAAGAATTACATATCTATTTGAGGAAATAGATGGAAAAATTAAAAACAAATCAAAGAAAAATTCACAGAAAAATAACCGCAATTTCAGCAATCCCCTTACTAATTACTATTGTATCTGGGACTATTTATAGTATTCTTCAACCATTAGGAGTAGATGCTTTTTGGTTAATAAAATGGCATACGGGTAATTTTGGCATTATTAATTTGCAACCTTTTTACTCGATATTTCTTGGTATAGCTTCAATAATCTCAATAATATCTGGCGTTAAACTATTACAAAAAAAATCTTAGATATATTCTAAGCCAAGCAAAATCTAACTAATTAATACTATTTGCGCCCCCACTTACTAAGAAAATTATCGCTCCTATTGCCATTGTTGCTACACCCATGTAAGGGTATTTCTTAATTTTTGATTTAGTAATTGGAAGCCATGAAAGGTATCTATCAGATTTATTTAATTCATTTTTTTGTCTAGGTGGCAATCCTAATTCTTCTCTTCTTTTAGCTTCGCCCATAATCTTAAATTTGTTTATGTATCAATATTAAAAATTATGTTCTACACCTGCGAGTTAACTTTATTAAAAACAGAGATTCTTTATAGATAAACAAATTATTTTAAATTTATTTAGCCTTCTTTAAATATAGATTCTTTGTATTTGCCTGATCCGATGTAAATAACAAAATTAAAATAGTTCCAACTAGAAATGAAAAAATCATTGTCAAACCAACAACTTCAACCATTTCACTAGGCAGATAATTTAGAAACATTAATAAATAGATCTCTTATCTTAAACTTAGCAATTGTATTTTTTATGTAAAGTAAGTATTCCTCCTTAAATTTCGAAAAGAACTTTCAGAGACTTTTTAATCTTTATTTATTTTTATTTGCGGGATAAATCTAGTTCTAGCTGATCACAATTTTCTTACTTAGCTATTCCTATTTTCTTAAGCAATTTAAGGTAAGGCAAGGCCCAATTACCAAAGGTAAAAGAGATTGTCGTATTTTTTGTAGTTGGAAATAATGTTTTAGAACGTGTAGAGGCTAATTTAGAAAATATCTTAATAGTCTCTGCTTCTAGGTTATCCATATACAATTTTTTTTGAACACCTCGATCTCTCTTTTGGGGCAAATAATTTTCTATAAACCATAAAACTTGATCTAAATTTGATTTATTGGGTACAGTTTTAATTTGTTTATTTTTCTTTTTAAACATATTTATTTACCTCTTAATTACTGAATTAAATTTGCCATTTATATAATTTAAATCAATAGTAAAAGCATCAAAATTATTTTCTTTTTAATAATCGATAATCAAAAAAAAAATTAATAATTACGTTGTTTTTATAAAAAGAAAAAAAGAGAGGGATAAAACCCCCTCTTAATTGATCAGTTTCAAAAAAGAATTTAATTTTTTGAGTCTTTCAATTTCATTTCTTTTTGTGTTTTCCTGATTCTTTCTTCAAAGACGGATCTTCTGTATGGAGTAACTTCTCCACTTTTAGTTGCCAAAAGTTGAGCTTCATATAGCCTATTGGCTTTTTTGATTTTTTCTCTTATTTGTAAGAGGTTATTCATGGTCTTTTGCAGTTAATGAGAATCCCGTTCCCTAATCCCATTTCATGCGTCCAGAGATATAAACTTGGATGAACGTAAATGAACAATAACATCTTTAAAAAAATTCTGCGAGAGTAATTTTTACTAAATTTTTCTCAAAAAAATAAATATTGAATAGATAGTGTAAATAAGGTTTTAATATTTCCTAAATTAGGATAAGAAAATTGTTTGCGACCCATCATTATTATCCTGAATCACTATTTTTTTATTAGGGAAAATATCTGATAATATTCTTTTCAAATTTGAATTATCTGAATGAATTATATTACTCATATTTTTTGAATTAATTTTCCAATTTTCATCTACAAATAGTTCTTTATCATCGCCTTTTTCATTCTCCAGTGATGTCTTATTTAGAATCTTAAGTAACAGTTCTGAATCATAATCTTTAAATTCTTCAGGGCCCTCTTTAAAATTTTTAATCATTATTTAGAAATCTAATGTTTCTAAATCTTGCATAATAAATTTGAAGAATACAAGGTATTAATTACCTAAAAATTTCTCTTAAGATAAAAAATCCAGATGCAATTAAAATAATTTTCTTTAGAAAATTTAATTCCAAAATAGCTAAAGAATGATATTTAAAAAGATTAATTAATCATTTACACCATTTATTTACTTGTTAGTTTGCAATTAAGGGAATCAGAAAAAGATGCCAAGAGTAATTAACAAAAAAATTAGACTTTTAAGATGGTTAAACTCAGGCATGATACTACCATTTATCATTATGGCTGCATCATCATCAATCATTCTTTATGGTGTTTTATTTATCCTAATAAAATAGTTTTTTAATTTAAGCAGCTAAGTTTTCCTCAGATTTAGACATAATTATTGCAGCTTTTTTTAATAAACTAACTACTTCTTTTCTTCCAACTGCATTATCAGCTTGACGCATTATTTCATAATATTTTTTATTTATTTTCTTCATAAATAGTTTTAATTTAATCTAAAATTACAACACCATATCATGGTGTCAACTGTAAATAATTCTCATATATTATTTCTTTGATTATTTTTGCACAATAAAAATTGCTTATTCATTATCCTTCAAGTTTTTTAATTGATGATGCCAAAAATTCATAAATATCAAAATTAATAATCCTTTTAATTAAGCTATATGGAAGGATTTGAAAACATAAAATAAACCTCCTATTAGGATCAATATCGCAGCTCCATAAAAAAGAAAAGGGATAATTGGATATTTATACAATGTAGTCCTGACTTTTTGTTGTATGGCTTTTTTATCAAGTTGAGGTAACTTTATATCTTTAGTTTTTTCTCTAGGCGGAATACCTAAATTTTTTCTTCTCTTTGCCTCTCCCATAATTAATACTGAGG
Encoded proteins:
- a CDS encoding high light inducible protein, with the translated sequence MIEKKEDNIRSESYYPDSNYYLDQDNNPKETPLSEDQFSNKTKFEWPNSYWFIAERTNGRLAMIGFMAVIINYTLFGWIAYPIL
- a CDS encoding DUF1651 domain-containing protein; the protein is MKKFTLINKNRSRIKVFEPFEDVSRPTPSINAMMISYGCVYKKSSKPVMKGSRVETIEAARKEYKRLLEEGWKKTSIFRSYF
- a CDS encoding FAD-dependent oxidoreductase, with the protein product MLFKEHLTQITNVLVIGCGGAGLRSAIEIKKSGLDVCILGKRPKTDAHTVLAAGGINAALGNLDKEDSWEQHFIDTYLEGYGIGDPLKAEIMAKESPSLVKEIDKWGANFAKLKNGKLDQRFFGAHKYRRTCYSGDYTGLSILKTLLKKSDELKIPIYDNQYVTELLIRENTCFGAMTFNMSSSERTVYFADAVVLCTGGHTRLWKKSSSRKNENTGDGYYLALKGGCELIDMEMVQFHPSGMVLPEDFEGTLVTEAVRGEGGKLINSKGERFMKKYDPKRMELSTRDRVAIANYTEIIEGRGTENGGVFLDISHKSKEFIVEKLPSIYRQFLEAQMLDISKSPMEVAPTAHYSMGGILVNPKNLATSVKGLFAAGEVAGGLHGANRLGGNSLAEIIIFGRRAGIAASEYSKNIDRQLRSNKAIAIAHENINKFIKNGNELVRPLQNELRSIMWKYCGVIKNETLLLEGLSKIETIKDKLIDIDVRIDKYNCEDLALIFELQSSLFSAKATIFSALQRNESRGAHQRSDFPILDSGCNFNCKVSMDNNGNLKISKLPLKELNQEQKKIVSNANREEDIRNKLLE
- a CDS encoding pseudouridine synthase translates to MAIRINKYLSEVSYCSRREADKLIKEGKVTINGEIPEMGAKVEVGDQVEVEGQIVKKSTKQKNIYLAFNKPIGIVCTTDTRVEPNNIIDYIEYPTRIFPIGRLDKLSEGLIFLTNDGDIVNKILRARNNHEKEYIVSVNRFISRDFIQRMSNGVEILGSTTKKCFVQKLGPKKFKIILTQGLNRQIRRMCDSLGYRVQSLKRVRIMNIKLDLPTGKYREITKAELLELNNLLENSSKTFE
- a CDS encoding SOS response-associated peptidase, whose amino-acid sequence is MCGRFELKTKFDKLPKVLKQDYPNGLDSKYETQNLIRPNDPVLVIKNEGRIKTTFMTWGFISPWAKDPFDEKKPRPFNARSETVEEKILFSGSWKHKRCLIPASGFFEKKYLVRKANYETFWLGGIWSKWASPDGAELESCCVLTTEPNELVKPLHHRMPVIVPNGYEEQWTEQVKDADELKGLFPIMMSWKPDGWLVEDLKNKKADQMSLF
- a CDS encoding chorismate-binding protein yields the protein MGKFSSKEIEIQYNLIKMLLAEPEKYRDAINAIKKDIVYMPIELKKKLEEENIFL
- a CDS encoding DUF3303 domain-containing protein — encoded protein: MQTYIVHWQFPDQESHMQGAEAFAGFVEGGCEGDEFDGFKVLNRVVNPEGANGWAIVESSNHQNIWKWSSIWVDNFGVEIEVTPVLTDKEFLSVHKEIAAAS
- a CDS encoding DUF1651 domain-containing protein, which translates into the protein MEKFTLINKARSRIKVFETFEDSSKNSSIINAIFISYDCVFKRSCKPVMKGSRVESIEEERHKYKKLLEEGWKKATGTIFFSKNGD
- a CDS encoding DUF3721 domain-containing protein; the encoded protein is MRIILRNFKFFIFLFFLSLNFNNYSLAHMRGTFLSEEEAEKRALEIGCEGIHKNQDKWMPCKNEKELHIYLRK
- a CDS encoding DUF2839 family protein — protein: MGEAKRREELGLPPRQKNELNKSDRYLSWLPITKSKIKKYPYMGVATMAIGAIIFLVSGGANSIN
- a CDS encoding DUF2839 family protein; this translates as MGEAKRRKNLGIPPREKTKDIKLPQLDKKAIQQKVRTTLYKYPIIPFLFYGAAILILIGGLFYVFKSFHIA